Proteins encoded by one window of Pelecanus crispus isolate bPelCri1 chromosome 8, bPelCri1.pri, whole genome shotgun sequence:
- the LOC142594188 gene encoding protocadherin gamma-B6-like: MEVRPAAQGRAAAGQLALLAVLLPVCCRAAPERIRYAIPEELGRGSLVGPLARDLGLSPADLPARKLRIVSRDEKQYFTLGEDNTNLRVNERIDREGICRAVSPCVLSLDAVVENPFNIFHVSVTIQDINDNAPQFDREFVAIEMIESTPPGARFPLGSGRDPDIGANSLQNYQLTHNPLFSLVVKESPDGTKQPELVLEKSLDREKQRNHHLILTAVDGGDPVRSGTAQIKINVTDANDNPPVFTKEIYKVRLLENLPEGSLAFQVKATDGDEGTNAEITYSFSDIANSARQLFTLDSRTGDVKLTGPLDYEEEKYYEASVEGKDGGGLSAHAKIHIDILDVNDNAPTLSLLPVLNPIPEDSVTGTVVAVINVRDRDSGDNGELTCNIDSDLPFRLEPSSENIYKLIVDSALDREKVSAYNITIIARDRGIPALSSRAALVLEVSDVNDNAPVFEEAAYSAYVAENNAAGAPVLRVRARDADAGANGRVSYWLAGGSAGAAGAAPYVSVEARSGAVYAQRSFDYEQCREFAVAVRAQDGGAPARSSTATVRVFVLDRNDNAPRVLWPAAGAGAGAGAGSAPFEVVPRSAEAGYLVAKVVAVDADAGRNAWLSYELVQAAEPALFRVGLHSGEVRTARAVSERDAAKQRLVAVVKDHGQPALSATATLHVVLAESLQEALPELSERAAGADSPAELQFYLVLALALLSALFLLSVALAVLARVRRAGPPAVLRCLGAQRFSVAGAAFPADFCEGTLPSSYNLCVAPGRAVAEGAWLPPPPPLPSLPAEELLGGEPCGKRSPSSSAGAGQPPAEPDAPQVCKPAQSLSLSLS, encoded by the coding sequence atgGAGGTCCGACCGGCAGCGCAGGGCCGGGCAGCCGCCGGGCAGCTCGCGCTCTTGGCCGTGCTGCTGCCGGTGTGCTGCCGGGCGGCGCCGGAGCGGATCCGCTACGCCATCcccgaggagctgggcagaggcTCGCTGGTGGGGCCGCTGGCGCGGGacctggggctgagcccggcGGACCTGCCGGCACGCAAGCTGCGGATAGTCTCTCGTGACGAAAAGCAATACTTCACTCTCGGGGAAGATAATACAAATCTGCGGGTAAACGAGAGGATAGACCGAGAGGGCATCTGCCGGGCCGTGTCGCCCTGTGTCCTCAGTTTGGACGCAGTTGTGGAAAACCCTTTCAATATATTTCATGTAAGCGTTACTATCCAGGATATCAACGACAATGCGCCGCAGTTTGACAGAGAATTTGTTGCCATAGAAATGATCGAGTCCACGCCTCCTGGGGCCAGGTTCCCCTTGGGAAGTGGCAGAGACCCCGACATTGGGGCGAACTCTTTACAAAACTACCAACTTACCCACAACCCGCTCTTCTCCCTTGTAGTGAAGGAGAGTCCTGATGGGACGAAGCAGCCGGAATTAGTGCTGGAGAAAAGCTTAGATcgagaaaaacagagaaatcacCATTTGATACTGACGGCGGTGGATGGTGGCGATCCAGTCCGATCCGGGACCGCCCAGATTAAGATTAACGTGACCGACGCAAATGACAACCCGCCGGTATTCACCAAAGAGATCTACAAGGTTCGACTGCTGGAAAACCTGCCAGAGGGCTCCTTAGCTTTTCAGGTGAAAGCTACTGACGGCGACGAAGgtacaaatgcagaaattacCTACTCGTTCAGTGACATTGCAAACAGTGCTCGCCAGCTCTTCACTCTGGACTCCAGGACAGGGGACGTGAAGCTTACAGGCCCCTTAGATTatgaagaagagaaatattACGAAGCAAGTGTTGAAGGCAAGGACGGGGGCGGGCTGAGTGCGCACGCCAAAATACACATAGACATTCTAGACGTGAACGACAATGCGCCAAccctttccctcctgcctgtCTTGAATCCGATACCCGAAGACTCGGTCACGGGCACAGTTGTAGCTGTGATCAATGTCCGTGACAGAGACTCAGGGGATAACGGAGAATTGACCTGCAACATCGACAGCGACTTGCCTTTCAGACTAGAACCGTCTTCAGAGAACATCTATAAACTAATAGTAGACAGTGCCCTGGACAGGGAAAAAGTCTCCGCTTACAATATCACTATCATTGCGAGGGACCGGGGCATCCCGGCGCTCTCGAGCCGCGCGGCGCTGGTGCTGGAGGTGTCGGACGTGAACGACAACGCGCCGGTGTTCGAGGAGGCCGCCTACAGCGCCTACGTGGCGGAGAACAACGCGGCGGGCGCGCCGGTGCTGCGCGTGCGCGCGCGGGACGCGGACGCGGGCGCCAACGGGCGCGTGAGCTACTGGctggcgggcggcagcgcgggcgcggcgggcgcggcgccgTACGTGTCGGTGgaggcgcggagcggcgcggtgTACGCGCAGCGGTCCTTCGACTACGAGCAGTGCCGCGAGTTCGCGGTGGCGGTGCGGGCGCAGGACGGCGGGGCGCCGGCGCGGAGCTCGACGGCGACGGTGCGCGTCTTCGTGCTGGACCGCAACGACAACGCGCCGCGGGTGCTgtggccggcggcgggcgcgggcgcgggcgcgggcgcggggTCGGCGCCGTTCGAGGTGGTGCCGCGGTCGGCCGAGGCCGGGTACCTGGTGGCCAAGGTGGTGGCGGTGGACGCGGACGCGGGGCGCAACGCGTGGCTGTCGTACGAGCTGGTGCAGGCGGCGGAGCCGGCGCTGTTCCGCGTGGGGCTGCACAGCGGCGAGGTGCGGACGGCGCGGGCCGTGTCGGAGAGGGACGCGGCGAAGCAGCGGCTGGTGGCCGTGGTGAAGGACCACGGGCAGCCGGCGCTGTCGGCCACGGCCACGCTGCACGTGGTGCTGGCCGAGAGCTTGCAGGAGGCGCTGCCGGAGCTGAgcgagcgggcggcgggcgccgaCTCGCCGGCGGAGCTGCAGTTCTACCTGGTGCTGGCGCTGGCGCTCCTCTCCGCCCTGTTCCTGCTGAGCGTGGCGCTGGCCGTGCTGGCGCGGgtgcgccgggccgggccgcccgccgtCCTGCGCTGCCTGGGCGCGCAGCGCTTCTCCGTGGCCGGCGCCGCCTTCCCGGCCGACTTCTGCGAGGGCACCTTGCCCTCCTCCTACAACCTGTGCGTGGCGCCGGGCCGCGCCGTCGCCGAGGGCGCttggctgccgccgccgccgccgctgcccagCCTGCCCGCGGAGGAGCTTCTCGGCGGGGAGCCCTGCGGGAAGCGGAGCCCGAGCAGCAGCGCCGGCGCGGGACAGCCGCCCGCGGAGCCCGACGCACCGCAGGTCTGTAAGCCCGCGCAGTCCTTGTCTCTGAGCCTTTCCTAA